The proteins below come from a single Beutenbergia cavernae DSM 12333 genomic window:
- a CDS encoding TetR/AcrR family transcriptional regulator: MTTSRAYRSPVRDAQARLTEQRVLDTAEDLFLSRGYTATSVAQVARGAGVSPQTVYNVFGSKVEVLARLYTRRVLGGDPTPPLERPEIRALDAETDAAWIVRAYVSLSRELAERVGPLETVVAAAAAGDADVAARVGGLGAERLLGAELLVRRLRQLDALRPGLGDDEARDRLWTLSGSAVWRMLTRERGWSTEAYETWLTEVLSQAVLADPDAVAVPPWERGGEAVRQAADATDPRTRTT; this comes from the coding sequence GTGACGACGTCCCGGGCGTACCGCAGCCCCGTCCGCGACGCGCAGGCGCGCCTCACGGAACAGCGGGTCCTCGACACCGCCGAGGACCTCTTCCTCTCCCGCGGGTACACCGCCACGTCCGTCGCGCAGGTCGCCCGGGGCGCCGGAGTCTCGCCACAGACCGTGTACAACGTGTTCGGCTCGAAGGTCGAGGTCCTCGCACGGCTCTACACGCGCCGCGTCCTCGGTGGCGACCCGACCCCGCCCCTGGAGCGGCCGGAGATCCGGGCGCTCGACGCCGAGACGGACGCCGCGTGGATCGTGCGCGCGTACGTGAGCCTCAGCCGCGAGCTCGCGGAGCGCGTCGGACCGCTCGAGACCGTCGTGGCCGCCGCCGCGGCCGGCGATGCGGACGTCGCGGCGCGCGTGGGCGGCCTCGGCGCCGAGCGCCTCCTCGGCGCGGAGCTGCTCGTGCGGCGGCTGCGACAGCTCGACGCGCTGCGGCCCGGGCTCGGCGACGACGAGGCGCGCGACAGGCTGTGGACGCTCTCGGGATCCGCTGTCTGGCGGATGCTCACGCGCGAACGCGGCTGGAGCACCGAGGCGTACGAGACGTGGCTGACCGAGGTGCTGAGCCAGGCGGTGCTGGCGGACCCGGACGCCGTGGCCGTGCCGCCGTGGGAGCGCGGCGGAGAGGCGGTCCGGCAGGCTGCGGACGCGACGGATCCGCGCACGCGGACGACCTAG
- the gatC gene encoding Asp-tRNA(Asn)/Glu-tRNA(Gln) amidotransferase subunit GatC — protein MSTFTTDEVARLANLARIDLTPAELERYAGELEVIASAVARVSEVAGDDVPATSHPIPLTNVWRDDVAAPTLDRGEVLASAPEAADGKFAVPQILGEE, from the coding sequence ATGTCCACCTTCACCACCGACGAGGTCGCGCGCCTGGCGAACCTCGCCCGGATCGACCTGACGCCGGCCGAGCTCGAGCGCTACGCGGGCGAGCTCGAGGTCATCGCCTCCGCGGTCGCGCGCGTGAGCGAGGTTGCGGGCGACGACGTCCCCGCGACGTCCCACCCGATCCCCTTGACGAACGTGTGGCGCGACGACGTCGCCGCCCCGACGCTCGACCGCGGCGAGGTGCTCGCGTCGGCGCCCGAGGCCGCGGACGGCAAGTTCGCCGTCCCGCAGATCCTCGGGGAGGAGTGA
- the gatA gene encoding Asp-tRNA(Asn)/Glu-tRNA(Gln) amidotransferase subunit GatA, translating into MSDATLTRRTAAELAALLEGGEVSSVEVTQAHLDRIGAVDDAVHAFLHTDGAPALAAAAAVDAARAAGDDLPALAGVPIAVKDVVVTRGQPTTAGSRILADWVPPYDATLVTRLRAAGMPILGKTNMDEFAMGSSTEHSAFGPTRNPWDLDRIPGGSGGGSAAAVAAYEAPLAIGTDTGGSIRQPAAVTGTVGVKPTYGSVSRYGLIALASSLDQAGPCTRTVLDAALLHEVIGGHDPADSTSLPGEATGFVAAAHDGARRDLTGLRVGVVRELGGEGYQSEVRAAFDASVEALQRIGAEVVEVSCPSFDAALAAYYLILPAEASSNLAKFDGMRYGLRVEPSDGPVTAERVMAATRGAGFGDEAKRRIILGTYALSAGYYDAYYGSAQKVRTLIQRDFAAAFAEVDVLVSPTAPTTAFRLGEKLDDPMAMYLNDVATIPANLAGIPGISIPNGTDAAGLPTGFQILAPAREDARLYRVGAALEALLVESWGGHLLERAPELEVSA; encoded by the coding sequence ATGAGCGACGCCACGCTGACCCGGCGCACGGCCGCCGAGCTCGCAGCGCTCCTCGAGGGCGGCGAGGTGAGCAGCGTCGAGGTGACGCAGGCGCACCTGGACCGCATCGGCGCCGTCGACGACGCCGTGCACGCGTTCCTGCACACGGACGGCGCGCCGGCCCTCGCAGCCGCGGCCGCCGTCGACGCGGCGCGGGCGGCCGGTGACGACCTCCCCGCGCTCGCGGGCGTGCCGATCGCCGTCAAGGACGTCGTCGTGACCAGGGGCCAGCCGACGACGGCGGGCTCCCGCATCCTGGCGGACTGGGTGCCGCCGTACGACGCGACGCTCGTCACGCGCCTGCGCGCGGCGGGCATGCCGATCCTCGGCAAGACGAACATGGACGAGTTCGCCATGGGCTCGAGCACGGAGCACTCCGCGTTCGGCCCGACGCGCAACCCGTGGGACCTCGATCGGATCCCGGGCGGCTCCGGCGGGGGGAGCGCCGCGGCCGTCGCCGCGTACGAGGCGCCGCTCGCGATCGGGACCGACACGGGCGGCTCCATCCGGCAGCCGGCGGCCGTCACCGGCACGGTCGGCGTCAAGCCGACGTACGGGTCGGTGTCGCGGTACGGGCTCATCGCGCTCGCCTCCAGCCTCGACCAGGCCGGCCCGTGCACGCGCACGGTACTCGACGCCGCGCTGCTGCACGAGGTCATCGGCGGGCACGACCCGGCCGACTCGACGTCGCTGCCGGGCGAGGCCACCGGGTTCGTGGCCGCCGCGCACGACGGCGCCCGCCGGGACCTGACCGGCCTGCGCGTCGGCGTCGTCCGCGAGCTCGGCGGCGAGGGGTACCAGTCGGAGGTCCGCGCCGCGTTCGACGCCAGCGTCGAGGCGTTGCAGCGCATCGGGGCGGAGGTCGTCGAGGTCAGCTGCCCGAGCTTCGACGCCGCGCTCGCCGCGTACTACCTCATCCTTCCCGCCGAGGCGTCGAGCAACCTCGCGAAGTTCGACGGCATGCGGTACGGGCTGCGGGTGGAGCCCTCGGACGGGCCGGTGACGGCGGAGCGCGTCATGGCCGCGACCCGCGGCGCGGGGTTCGGCGACGAGGCGAAGCGCCGCATCATCCTCGGCACCTATGCGCTCTCCGCCGGGTACTACGACGCGTACTACGGCAGCGCGCAGAAGGTCCGCACGCTCATCCAGCGTGACTTCGCGGCAGCGTTCGCCGAGGTGGACGTGCTCGTGTCGCCGACGGCGCCGACCACCGCGTTCCGGCTCGGCGAGAAGCTCGACGACCCGATGGCGATGTACCTCAACGACGTCGCGACGATCCCGGCCAACCTCGCCGGCATCCCGGGCATCTCGATCCCGAACGGGACCGACGCCGCGGGCCTGCCCACCGGGTTCCAGATCCTGGCGCCGGCCCGCGAGGACGCCCGCCTGTACCGCGTGGGAGCCGCGCTCGAAGCGCTGCTCGTCGAATCCTGGGGCGGCCACCTGCTGGAGCGCGCCCCTGAGCTGGAGGTGTCCGCGTGA
- the gatB gene encoding Asp-tRNA(Asn)/Glu-tRNA(Gln) amidotransferase subunit GatB has protein sequence MSTQTNALVPFDEAVERYDPVLGIEVHVELGTVTKMFDGAPVTFGAEPNTQVTPVSLGLPGALPVVNRTAVEYAIRIGLALNCEIAELCRFARKNYFYPDVPKNFQTSQYDEPIAHDGWIDVELDDGEVVRVEIERAHMEEDAGKNTHVGGSTGRLQGAEYSLVDYNRAGIPLVEIVTRPIPGTGARAPEVARAYVRTLRDIFRSLGVSEARMERGNVRADVNVSLRPSPDSPLGTRTETKNVNSFRSVERAVRYEISRQAAVLDAGGPVIQETRHFHETDGSTSPGRVKSDAEDYRYFPEPDLVPLAPERAWIEEIRASLPEPPADRRRRLLGEWGFSGTEMRDVVNAGAVELIEATVVAGAAPAAARKWWMGELARRANADEVALEELPVTPEHVAELQALVDAGRINDKLARQALEGVLAGEGRPEEVVVARGLEVVSDDGALLEAIDAALAAQPDIAEKIRGGNLGPVGAIIGAVMKATRGQADAGRVRELVLERVR, from the coding sequence GTGAGCACGCAGACGAACGCCCTCGTCCCGTTCGACGAGGCGGTCGAGCGCTACGACCCCGTGCTCGGCATCGAGGTGCACGTCGAGCTGGGCACCGTGACGAAGATGTTCGACGGCGCACCCGTCACGTTCGGTGCCGAGCCGAACACCCAGGTCACGCCGGTGTCGCTCGGGCTGCCGGGCGCGCTGCCCGTGGTGAACCGGACGGCCGTCGAGTACGCGATCCGCATCGGACTGGCGCTCAACTGCGAGATCGCCGAGCTGTGCCGGTTCGCCCGGAAGAACTACTTCTACCCGGACGTGCCGAAGAACTTCCAGACGTCCCAGTACGACGAGCCGATCGCGCACGACGGGTGGATCGACGTCGAGCTCGACGACGGCGAGGTCGTGCGCGTCGAGATCGAGCGCGCGCACATGGAGGAGGACGCCGGCAAGAACACGCACGTCGGCGGCAGCACCGGACGTCTGCAGGGCGCCGAGTACTCCCTCGTCGACTACAACCGCGCCGGCATCCCGCTCGTCGAGATCGTCACCCGGCCGATCCCGGGAACGGGGGCGCGGGCGCCGGAGGTGGCCCGGGCGTACGTGCGCACGCTGCGGGACATCTTCCGCTCGCTCGGCGTCTCGGAGGCGCGGATGGAGCGCGGGAACGTGCGCGCCGACGTCAACGTCTCGCTGCGGCCGTCGCCGGACTCCCCGCTCGGCACCCGCACGGAGACGAAGAACGTCAACTCCTTCCGCAGCGTCGAGCGCGCCGTGCGGTACGAGATCTCGCGGCAGGCGGCGGTGCTCGACGCCGGTGGGCCGGTCATCCAGGAGACGCGCCACTTCCACGAGACGGACGGCTCGACGTCGCCCGGCCGGGTGAAGTCGGACGCCGAGGACTACCGGTACTTCCCCGAGCCCGACCTCGTGCCGCTCGCACCGGAGCGCGCCTGGATCGAGGAGATCCGCGCGAGCCTCCCGGAACCGCCCGCGGACCGCCGTCGTCGCCTGCTCGGCGAGTGGGGCTTCTCCGGCACGGAGATGCGCGACGTCGTGAACGCCGGCGCCGTGGAGCTCATCGAGGCCACGGTCGTCGCCGGCGCGGCACCCGCCGCCGCCCGGAAGTGGTGGATGGGCGAGCTCGCCCGGCGCGCGAACGCCGACGAGGTCGCGCTGGAGGAGCTGCCGGTCACGCCGGAGCACGTCGCCGAGCTGCAGGCGCTCGTCGACGCGGGCCGGATCAACGACAAGCTCGCCCGGCAGGCGCTCGAGGGCGTGCTCGCGGGGGAGGGGCGTCCGGAGGAGGTCGTCGTCGCCCGGGGTCTCGAGGTCGTCTCGGACGACGGTGCGCTGCTCGAGGCGATCGACGCCGCGCTCGCCGCGCAGCCGGACATCGCCGAGAAGATCCGCGGCGGCAACCTCGGGCCTGTCGGCGCGATCATCGGCGCCGTCATGAAGGCGACCCGCGGGCAGGCCGACGCCGGACGCGTGCGCGAGCTCGTGCTCGAGCGGGTGCGCTGA